Proteins from a single region of Juglans microcarpa x Juglans regia isolate MS1-56 chromosome 5S, Jm3101_v1.0, whole genome shotgun sequence:
- the LOC121268165 gene encoding BOI-related E3 ubiquitin-protein ligase 1-like, whose protein sequence is MAVEARHMYRFPSQSLTNRGFIKPNQGNAVIYSAQMYSGLPLAGTMPEALPPFTQSVDYNLGSAKTFINKADSGLSYSIPDHRKRPTDSINELSALTVPQKRTKLSGLPSFVDRDIIFQAQQQQQGEIDCFFAQYAEKLSSKLEEQKRMLVSAFQENFTKKLKEKEEEIQRMGKLNWVLQERVESLWVENQIWRDLAQTNEAMANSLRNDLEQVLAHVSKDSDAESSCGSNDMGGQCGVADEGGEEAETMKDKAVIGGVGDRMCRQCGVRESRVLLLLCRHLCLCTTCGSNLRSCPVCHSVINASVHVDFS, encoded by the exons ATGGCAGTTGAAGCTCGGCATATGTATCGATTTCCTTCTCAGTCACTCACAAATAG AGGTTTTATCAAGCCTAATCAAGGAAACGCCGTTATATACAGTGCCCAGATGTATTCTGGGCTGCCTTTGGCTGGCACAATGCCTGAAGCGCTCCCTCCTTTTACCCAATCCGTAGATTACAATCTGGGTTCGGCTAAAACGTTCATCAATAAGGCTGATAGCGGGCTCTCCTACAGTATCCCTGATCATAGAAAGCGTCCCACTGATTCGATCAATGAGCTCAGTGCTCTGACAGTCCCTCAAAAGAGAACCAAATTATCCGGGTTGCCATCTTTTGTCGACCGGGACATTATCTTCCAGgctcaacaacaacaacaaggaGAGATCGATTGCTTCTTTGCCCAATAT GCAGAAAAGTTAAGTTCGAAACTTGAGGAGCAAAAAAGAATGTTGGTGTCGGCATTCCAGGAAAACTTCACGAAGAAACTgaaagaaaaggaggaagagATTCAGAGAATGGGAAAGCTGAATTGGGTCCTTCAGGAAAGAGTGGAAAGCCTGTGGGTGGAGAACCAGATTTGGAGGGACTTGGCGCAGACGAACGAGGCCATGGCCAACAGTCTACGAAACGATCTAGAGCAAGTGCTAGCGCACGTGAGCAAGGACAGCGACGCGGAGTCTAGCTGCGGCAGCAACGATATGGGGGGGCAGTGCGGTGTGGCGGATGAAGGCGGAGAGGAGGCGGAGACGATGAAGGATAAGGCGGTGATTGGCGGCGTCGGGGACAGAATGTGTAGGCAGTGTGGGGTGAGGGAGTCAAGGGTGTTGTTACTGCTGTGCAGGCATCTATGCCTCTGTACCACTTGCGGGTCCAATCTCCGCAGTTGTCCAGTATGTCATTCTGTCATCAATGCTAGCGTGCATGTGGATTTCTCCTAg